A single Montipora foliosa isolate CH-2021 chromosome 7, ASM3666993v2, whole genome shotgun sequence DNA region contains:
- the LOC138010109 gene encoding tripartite motif-containing protein 59-like: MDIPKLLFNLREEASCPVCRDILRDPRYLPCLHSFCLNCLINWHRASGGEVNLKCPKCQGRSRVPASGDLKDLPTSFFLSAFIDALAIKESDKTQVTCGNCDKKTSKTSYCFECCKFYCDECLIVHNIIRSYKDHRVLAVKDFQEKDYEILVSDPCFAQGRGTRKKSSSFSARCVPKTQFVKLVSS, encoded by the coding sequence ATGGATATCCCAAAGTTGCTCTTCAATCTCCGCGAAGAAGCCTCGTGTCCGGTGTGTCGAGACATCCTTAGAGATCCAAGATACCTTCCATGTTTGCACAGTTTCTGTCTGAACTGTTTGATCAACTGGCATCGAGCGAGCGGCGGTGAAGTTAATTTGAAGTGTCCGAAATGCCAAGGCCGTAGTAGAGTTCCTGCAAGCGGTGATTTGAAAGATCTTCCAACAAGCTTTTTTCTCAGCGCCTTCATCGATGCCCTAGCTATTAAAGAATCTGACAAGACCCAAGTAACATGCGGAAACTGTGACAAGAAAACCTCTAAAACCTCGTACTGCTTCGAGTGTTGCAAGTTTTATTGTGATGAGTGTTTAATTGTGCACAACATCATTCGAAGCTACAAAGATCACCGCGTTCTGGCCGTGAAagattttcaagaaaaagaCTATGAAATATTAGTGAGCGACCCGTGTTTTGCTCAAGGAAGGGGCACGAGAAAGAAGAGCTCAAGTTTTTCTGCAAGATGTGTCCCGAAAACTCAGTTTGTCAAACTTGTGTCATCTTAG